Genomic segment of Saprospira sp. CCB-QB6:
GCGGCCTCGATTGCCAGTAGTACCAGATACACTGCCAGAAGCTCCGCCATTTTTTACATTTACATCAATATCCAGAATTTGGAAATCGTTGAAGTTAATGGCCTCAATACCTATATAATAGCCAACTACCGTCCCTGAAGCACCATCATAGGGGGCTGTTTCTAGAGAAGAGTTAATATTGATAGTTGTGGCTAAGCTAGAATTTTTTCGGCCCACTCCATTGAGGATTTCCCAATCTCCATCAATGATGAGTGCATCACAATCAATAACTATTTTATCGGTTAGATTATAGGTACCTGCTAGCAGGCGAATATGTGTTCTATTTTGGAGGCAGGCCTCATTTAGGGCCGTTTGTAGGTCCATAGGATTGGCCTCTGAGCCATCTCCCAAGCTCGTTCCCGCTGGGTCTACATAAATGTAGGCGCATTGGGCGGAGAGTAAAGAGGAAAAAAATAGGCTCCCCAAAATGAGTAAGCCCAGAGTAGTTATTTTCTGCATACTATTTTATTTAGTTTAACAACTATTAAGACAATCTTAAATATAGGAGCTTAAACTGATAAAGTAAAATAGTTTAGCGCTATTTGCCGTAGGAAATTCCAAAATAAGCCGACTAGCTGGCTATATATTTTGGAAACATAGCAATCGCCCTAAGCTTTTGAAAGAAAAGCTATGTTATGGGACATAAAAGGGCCAGAAAAATGGTTTTCTGGCCCTTTTGCGGTTTTGCAGGCGGCGAAGCCGCCGCAGGCTGAGCTGCCTGTCGGGTGGCCGAAGGCCAGACCTAGGCGCCTTTGGCGCCGCAGGGCCGAGCAGACCTGCGAGCCCAGAAGGGAGCGACCCGAGCGAAGCGAGGGGCAGCCCCAGATGAGATAAAACTAGAAAGTTCTATTTGTAGGAGGGTTGGATAATTTGGAGGATGCGGTTGCTAAGATTTTGTAGTTCTTGGGTTAGTACCTTAGCGGAACCCGCTTTTTTATTATAGCCAGAATGGTTAATGTCATTACGGAGGCCGCCTAAACGTTCTGAAGTAATTTCCAAAAATGCACTATCTAACCCCCTGTATTTCTTCCTATTATTAGTTAAATCATTAGCTTTATCTTTCACTTGCTCTCTAGTAAATGGATACCAGTATGTATTCTTATAACAAAAGTTAATTGTTCCTTTTTTACCATTCTTATCATATAGATTATTTTGTCTCAAAGCTGATTTTGCAATATCTCTAAGATGTTTGTCATCTATTTGAGACAGGTTATAAGTCTGCTCAATCAACCAACTAATCAAAGTTTCCTGTAAAAAAGTATACCCCTGTTGAACCATTCCGTGCTGAATACACCACTCTACTGCAGCAAAACCATTCTCTGTTGTTTTAGAGTTAAAATTGTTAATTTTTGATTCAATTTTATTCAGTAAAGGCTTAAGCTGTTTTTTCATCCCTCCAGAACTATCCATCTTAAGGGATTGAATTCGTTTTTTTGTCTCTTTCAGTTTTAACTTTTGAGTAAGCTCCTTTCCGCGACAAGTTTTAACCGCCTCAGTTAAAGCAAAGAGCTCTTCGCCAAGCTTTTTTTCAGAAACGTTGACACTATCTTTTAGCAATTTATTTAAGCTATAGGCATCAGCTGATTTAGTAAACATTTCGACAGCCTCTGTCCATTGATTAAGTTCTACGATATTGGTTAGAATTTGTATTGGTGCTTCAACAGCTTGCTGTCTCAATTCTGCTTTTTGCTCTTCAGATAGCTTACCTAAAGCTTCTTGCCGCACTGCCATTCCTGCATCATAATTACCATATAAAACCTGTTTCAGCTTACAATTTTGGACTGCAGAGACATAGTTAATAAGGCTAAACATCAACATTGGGAAAAACCGAAATCCATTCGTAATATCAAAGTATAGCTCAAGTTCTACAGATTTACCACCTTTTTTATCTGTTTGTAGTGCGTCTAATTCATTAACAATAGTGCTAAATATTTCCCAAATATCTTCCTCAGTGAAGCCCTCTAAAATATCAACTGATTTAAATGCCCCTATATATCCTTCCTCTTTCATTCGTTGAAAACGAGCTTCTAAGCCCATTTTATCTTCTTCTGTCAGCTGAGACGAAGACTGATTATAAGGTATAACTCGGCTGAGATAGTTTTTATCTTTAGCCGCCAAAGGGCCTTGTTGCATAAATCTAATAAATTAAAAACCAGCTAATTACAAAAAACCTTGCGAATTAGGCATAAAAAAAGGGACAAGCCCCGTAGATTTAAGTTTTTTCGACGAACAATAAAACCTCGAGCTGTCCCATGACAAATCTAAAAAAAACATACAGAATTACGCACTAACCAACAGATTTTATACGGCCCAAGGTAAGTTTCTTTTTAATGTTTGGTTCCCGCCTTTGGCAAGCAAAAACCTCATAGCTAAGCCTTCAAAACGCGGCAGACCTAAAACAATTTCTGATGAATTTATTCGCTATTTATTCCGTTTAAAAGTGCTTTTTTCTTTTGGATATCGACAATTAGAAGGTATTCTAAAATGCGTTATTTCCAAATATAATTTGGATGCTAAGCCCATATCTTTTACTCAAATATATCGTAGAGTCAAGAAACTAAAACTGAATATTAAGTCTAAAAAGAGGACTAAAGAAAGATCGGTAGCAATAGATAGTACAGGACTAAAAACAAAAGGACAGGGAGAATGGTTAAGAAAAAAATACTTGGAAAAGCAGCGCTCTAGCTGGATTAAAGTACATTTAGCAGTGGATGATAAAACAGGAGAAATATTATCTGTAGAGATTACCACAGAGCGAAAAACCGATGCTTCTCAACTCCCCAAAATGATGAAAAAAATGAAATCCTTGAATATCCGCCAAGTTTATGCAGATGGCGCCTATGACCAAATAAAATGTCGGGAAGCAATTTGTAAGGCTGGAGCGGTACCGTTTATTCCCCCACGTAAAAATGCTCGCCTAAAAAAAGGAAAAGATGGAGAGCTGGTTGACAGTTATCGCAATGATGATATTTTATATATCTGGGAGTTGGGAGCTACTGCTTGGAAACAAGATTTAGGCTATCATCGTCGAAATTTAAGCGAAACTGCAATGATGCGACTCAAGCACTTTTTCTCTGAACGGCTCTCTTCGCTCAGCTTTAAAATGCAGAAGCAAGAAGTCCTGATGCGTATTCAAATTTTAAATGAGCTTAATGCTGTCAAGTTGGAAGTTGTTACTAATCAGTAAGTTACGATTTATACAACAAGGCCCCGCCAAAGTGGTAAATATAACTACTTCATCAATTTGTGCATCCCATTTATCCTCAGGGAAAGGCCATTGTTTAAAGATAGCCTCTTGAACAAAAGGAGTAGATTTTACAGTATCTACATCTTGATTAGGAAAATAATACTTTGTTTCGCCATATCCATTCGTTCCCAAAAACGAGATAAAAACCTTTTTCTTCTGATTCATTTGTTAAAGTTGATCCAAGGCGGCTTGCAGTAGGGGCTTGATCGTCTCCCAATCCTCATTTTTCAGCTTATCGAAGCGATGACGCAGGCCAGCATAATGGTTGCCGAGCAGGATCGTGGGGCGAATAAAGGGGAGTTGGAGGATGGCCGCTAGGGCATTGCCATCTTGTTTATGAATAATTTTTTTGAGTTCTTTTTTGATGAATTTCCGATGGTTGAGCAGCTGCTCGGCCTGTAGTAGGGCCAGGGTATTATGCTTATCGGAATTCATAAAATCGTTGAGGGTATGGGCGGGAATCCCCTCAAACTGGCTACGATTGATAAAGCTGAGGCCAAAAAATGGCGGCAATTTTTGAGCTGGCTTTTAGAGGCAACAGTTCGGGGCTGGTAGTTGGGGTCGGCATATCGCTCGGGGATCCCCTGTCGGTGTTTCCAGACCCGAATCGTTGTCTCTTTAAGGCCAAACTTCTTTTGTAGCTTTCTGGCTAGCTCTTCGTTGTAGCTGATGTATTTCTTCGCCATAGGGTATTTTTCTGTGTTTCAATACTTGTATAGCTGAAGATAGGGGGATTATTTGGAGAGGCCCAAAATTTCTTTCGCCCAGTTTTCTGCGGTGGTGGGAGAGCCTAGCCAGTTGCTGAGTTCCTTCGCCAATTTCTTTTTCCATTCCCTTTGCTTTCCTTTAGGGCTATTGGAATAAGCTATAGCTAAATTCTCTTTTAGTTCTTCCCAATAGTCCTCGGCAAGGGTTTCCTCTCCACTGGCTTTAATAAACTGACTGACAATGGTACGCACCTGCCCCAACTGGGTTTTCTCCTTGACGGGCTCCAGTCCTTTTTGAGCTGCTTGCTCCCGTTTTCTGGCCTTTCGCTCCTCTTCTGCTTTTTCAAGAGCAGCCTTTTTAGCATCTATTTTAGCTTGTTTGGCGGCCAATTCTGCTGCTCGTTTTTGACGCTCTTTTTCTTGTGCTTCAGCTTCCTTTTGCCGACGTTCAGCTTTAGGTTTCTCATTTTTAAGTCCTTCTTTTACAGCCTCTGCTTTTGTCTTTAGCGCTAAAGCTTTTTTTATAAGTTCTATTCTAGCATTTCCCCTTGTAATTGGAGTTAAGACTTGCCCCCCACTTGTCTCGGTTTTATCTGGTGACACAGCTCCTAATTTCGTATAGCGAATGAGGGCTTCTTTCATTATCCCTTTCTTTTTATTTTCATTTTTTGCACTTCTAAAATCCTTAAGTTTCATATACTTAAGATTAAAGTCATACTGTTGTTTTTGTACTGTTGTCATGGCCAACAATTCTTTTAAGGGATCACTATTCAACCATCTTTTTTCATCCCCCTCATCACTGAAAAATTGCTGCATCAAAAGCTCAAACTGCCCCATATAAGCTGCAACCTTTCTATTTTCAATTTCTTCTGTTTTTAGATGTAGCTTTACTTTCCCAAGACCTAGAGGTTTCCCCATACCTAAGTTGTGAAAACAGCTATCCGTTCCATGCATCGTAATTGCACTAATCAAAGCCCCTAACTCCTCTGGAAGCAAGTTGTGGTAATGAACTTTAAACTTTGCTGTCAAGCCCTCTTTCAATGGCTTAAAATGACTTAGTATTTTTCTATTTATGCCATTTGTTGAAGGAAGTTTTTCATAACTAAAATTTTGATGTATAGGATATCGCTTCCGACCTGCCAGATTTACTCTTTTGGGATCATCCATATATGTTTTATAAGGCTGTCTGTAAGGAACTTTTGTTTCAGCCCCCTGATCAATATAGCTAGGATAATAAGAAGCCTTAGGACTACTTAAAACAGCTGATACTGTCTCTCCTTCAAGATCATCTTTCTTAATAAAATTAGCATGCGAAAACTGAACCCGTCCCTTAAGCATGAGCAAGCTATTCTTTTGGTCTCCCTCATCAACATTACCAAAAATACATTGACTTAAATCAAGCTCATTTGATCTTTGGTCCTTAAAGTATTCTCCAATCCGATGCTCAAAGGGCAGCTTATATAAATAGGAATAACCTAAGCTCTTAATTTCCCCCTCTTCTTCAATGAAGAAAACAGGAACTTCTTTGCCAGCCTCTAAACGTTTCTTCCAATATTTCCAATCATGAGATTGCCGCTGCTCATCAAAATTAAAATAAGCAAACTTAAAGTCAGCAATTACTTTTTCTGAAACCACAAACTGCTCGCCCCTTGTCTCGGGAAAGATAAACTCAAATGCTTTTCCTGAGGGTTTTCCTACCTTTGGCTCTTTCCTTTTTGATGGCTGACCTGTAAAAACTACCTTTCCTTTTTGATTAGTTTCTGTTTCAGACAGCGTACAAACTTCCCGCTCTCTATCATCTTTTGTTCTCGCTATAAAAACATCTTTTAGTCCTATTTTAGGATACAACTCATATTTATGCTTTGCGGACTTTAAATAATCCTCTTGCTCGCTATACTTATTGTATTCCGAAGATACTTGCCCATCAGTAGTTTTTTCATACTTTAAAGAAACTTTACCTTGAAAATAATCGGACATTTTTAAATCAAAAGAACGATCTAATTCCTTATGGGAAATTCTTTTGGGCTCTCTGCAACTTTCTATAATATATTTATCCCCCTCCTTCTTCATCCAACCACACTTCTGATACTTCATTTCCTTCATATAGAAGTTGTCATGAGAGCTCAAATCACGGGCAGCATAACGATGGTCGTTATAAAAATTCATCTTACTAAAAGACAATACTTCCAAGACAGAACGCAACATTCCTTTTAAAGAAGTAGCTGGAATAAAATACTGCTTATTCCCATTCACATCATAATAGTGAGAAAAAGCTAATGGCTCATCTTTGGTACTTTTTAGCTCCCCATCCTTACAGTTGTAATTAACCTTATCCTTTTCCAAAACTCCATTCGCAATGAAAATAGGACTATGTGTCTTTAGCTCTACCTCTAAGGTTCCCGAAAGACCATCTTTAAATGGTTGATCATGTGAAACCAATGGCCCCCAAGCAGGGTAAAACACTTTCTTCTCTAAAGGCACAAAATTGTACGGCGCTTTTATTATACTCATCTTATTGTTCGTTTTTTGGGTGTTTAAATCCAGCAAAAGCCCAGCCCATGGGCTCAAAGGCTGCTGCATTAAATTCATCATTTCCAGCCTCCACTAATGCCCATACTTCCTTAAACAAAATTGTTTGCTCCTTATTTTTGGCCATCCGCAGCTCATGAGTAGGCAGACATTTAAAAGCCTCATTTCCTTCTATCTCTGCCAAATTCACACAGTAAATCATTAACTCCCCGCCCAACTGCCGAATGTGCAGACTTTCCTTGCTTGCAAGATCTACAAAGGCCGCTTCTACAATAAATCCATCATCATCCTTGGCTTCCAAAGTATCCTTTAAAACCTCTGCATCCAGGGATTTCTCAAATTTATCACTATAGTTGAGTCCATCAGAATACAACTTTGGCCGCTCTGCTGATTTCCGCCAAATGTATCCTTCATACAAGCCCGCTTTGATTTCCTCAAGCGTTATTTTCCGCTTTTTATATTCCTGTTCTGCTATTTTCATCTTTGCTTTTCTATTCTTGATCTAATAATGATTTGGGCGGCCCCCTTCGGGGCGCTATGTCCGTGGGCTCGCTATTCGCTCGGCCCTGCAGCCGCCTTTGGCGGCTTGGGTCTGGCCCTACGGGCCACCCACTACCAGCGCTGCCGCTTTAGCGGGCCGAAGGCCCGCTCTTCAAGGGCCATTAAGCTTGCGCCGTTTGGATATTGCCCTTCATTCGGCCATGTCCACGCATCACGCCACCCCCTAAGGGCAGACGGCCCTCACAAAGATCTTTTAGACTAGCTTCTAGGGCTTGCTGTACCTGATTCTCCTCAAAAGCTTTTTGCTCTACATAAATGTTAAGCGTCATTGACTCTCTAGGCTGTAAAACCTCCTCACTGTATAGCGCTTGGTCCAAGGCCCCAGCCGTAAAGCGATCTATGGCTACATGGTTAAAGACCTTCTTAGAGTTTGTATCTTTAGCCAAATAAATATCCTCAAATAAAATGCGACCTCTCTGCCCTTTCGCAGCTTTAGCATCTAAGGCCTCACCAAATAATGCCATTTTCTGTAGCTCTACCGTCTCAGCATTTCCCATATTTTGTAGGCGTTCTGTTAATTGGACCATTTTTTTTTCTAATTCTGCCAAATTCTTTAGTCCATCATTTATCACCTCTAATGATTTAGCTTGATCATTTTCTAGCGCCACCAACTGCTGCTCATAGTCAGCTAGCTTTTTTTCCACTTCTGCATGATCAGCTTCCTGCTGGTCCACATAAATACCCAACAGCTTATTCAAATGATAAACAAAGCGATGCGCAATAGCCCCCTTTATAGAACTAGCTGGCATTAGATAGCAATCTGTAGTTGCCATTGTCCCTCCATCCCAATAGATTACTTTTTCTGTCTTTGGTGTGAAGTCGGCTAAAGCAGATGTAAGCGACAAACTTTTTTCGTCGGACTCCTTTCCGTCTTGTTTTTTCTTTGTCTTCTCTACTCTTGCTTTTGCCAAAGCTTTCTCTGCCAAGTCCACATTAAAGTCTCCACCAAATAGCATAAAGTCTTCTGCGCTTAAGCTCAAGCGATAGTGCTTAAAGGCTTGTTCTGATTTGCTAGATGGCTTAAAGGCGACATACTTATTCTGCCCTGCTTCTCTATAAGCCAACTGGCTACTTTTGGCCAAATACATTTGTAGGTCGTCCTCTTGATTTAGGTCCAAACTTCTTGTTATTAGTTGCTCCACCTTAAATCGACCAAAACCTTTGCGGCTACCACCTCCTAAACGGAAAAGCGGATGATGCAAGAGCGATAATATAGCTTCCCAATTCTCAGCATCTTCTACTGTTCCTACTAGCTCTATCTCAAAGGCAAAGCGACAGCCTTTAGGCAATAATTCTGACTCAAACTTTCCGTTAGCCTCTTTATCCGCTACTCCTCTATGATTGATGCGCACATGCTCTCTGCGTACAGGCTGAAGATGCTCAAAGCCACTCCCTTTCCCCTCTAGTTGCTCATCTACCTCTATTAAATCCACAGCAGAGAGTCCATCTGCTATTTTTTTCCCATTGAGGAGCAAATGAGCCGACGATAAAATAAGGCGACTTCCTTGGCCTCCATCTTTCCTCTCCTCTTGATAACCGAAGATAGATTTTAAACCTTCACTTTCTTTTTGCGCTCCATCCTTCTCCCAAAAGAGATGACGCAGCACCCCAGTCAAACTTGTAGCTGGAATATAATAAAAGCCAAAGGCATCTTTCAATAAGCTATTGCTGACAGTCAGGGCTTTTTCCCCGCTGCCTATTTGTATAGGACTTTGCGCTTCTATTACACAAAAAGCCTGATATCTATAGTTCTTTTTCTGATTACTCATAATTCGGTTTATTTTCTGGGAGAGTACTCCCATTAGGGTATAAAATAAGGCTAAACGCTGCTGGCCTAGCGATGTGCAGCAGTGGCCGAAGGCCAGACCAAGCAAAAAACTTGTTTTTTTGCGCAGGGCCGAGCGAACAGCGAGCTGCGAAACGTAGCGCCTGCCGCAGGCAGGAGGCCCCAATACAAAAACTACTTGCGTTTTGCTGCCTCATTACTAAGCTGTATAATAAAGAAGCGACTATATTTCTGCTCTAAGCCTTTTACTAAGTTTCGCTTCCATGTATTTTTACGGCTAGCGGTATTCAAAAACCCTATGTCTTTGTTAAAGAGCAAGTCTTTTAGGTTATCCTCATCCTCAATGTTAATTGCAAAGTTGTGCAACTGCCCCCACTGGCTAGAAGATAAGTTAACCATCTCCCCCTGATATGCTTTCATAAAAGTAATCACCTCTTTAGCCGTGCTGTTTTCCTCCGTTCTTTGCTTAATGCGCTTCAGGTATTTTTGAATCTGCTGCTCTTTGCTATTGAGTGGAATAGCTTTCTTGCTTTCACCTTCCGTCTTGGAGCTATCGGCTTTTTCTGGCTTATCTTCCCTTGGCTTCTCGTATCGCTTGTAGTCCTCAGAAATAGCAGGTACTTCTTTATCAAAAACCTTATCCTGGAAAATGATTTCCCCAAAGCCTTCATTCTGGAAAAGACCGACCGTCTGTTTTCGCTTTAGCTTTACCTCTTTGGTTGCCTTGATAAAAAAGACAGATCCCTTTTCAATGATCCAACGATCAGCATCTCTAGCCTTTCGGTGGCCATTCCAGCTAGTATATAAGCGGTGGCGAATCTGTGTTTTGGACCAGCAGATTTCCATTCCAGTTAAGTTTTCATCTAATTTCTCTGCCTTAGGACTAAGCGTGAATTCCCCACTATCATCCAGAAAACAAAGGTTACTTGCTGCATATACCTTGATCCACTCATCCTTACCTACTGTAACAGATTCATGCACAACATTTTCTACATCTAACTCCTTATTATGAGTAATACAAACCCGACCATACTCAGCAGTAGTAGATTTTCCTATACTGGCTTTTCCTACTAGGCTTTCAACAATCAATTTTTTTAGCTTCTCCGATTCAGCCGCCGCCCCCTTTAGGGTAACATAAAAGGACCAGACACTGCCCTTAGGCAAAGAGAAATACCCAAACATCTGCTCATCCTTAGGCCGTCTTTTATTTCTATCATAGGCAGATTTCACAGAAAAGCGGGCATCACTGTATAAACTGTCTTCTTTATAAATTGTACCCTCTTCTTCAATAAAATACCCCTTACGCATCTGCCGCGTTTGGACATCATTTTCTCTAAGGGTTTTATAATGACATTTATCTAATAAATGATTAAGGTAAATCCCTTTATCCTCATCATTTTTATCTGTAAAAAAGTCTAAGGGCATCTTTAGACTTCGCTTTCCTTTTACTATTGGATGTGCGTCGCTAAAGCAGACCGAATTGCTATGAAATACAGTATCTACAGCAATACCTTCAACTGTTTTAGCTGCTCCATACTTTTTCTTGGCTAGTATTCCCAAAAACTTATTGCCAGGAATATAATCTAAATGCTCCGAGGCAGAAGAAGAGGTAGCCGCACTAGCATTCAGTACGATATCAGAGCAGAGCTCACATTTAAAATGAAGTTTTATCATAATATTTTGGGCTTTTATTTAGTAAAAGAGAACTGTACACGACCGAGCCCCCGATGACGGCTAAGGCCCATTTGCTTAATCATTTTGCTACAGCACTCTAGCTTGTCTTTATGCTTGGCCAATATTTCCCCTTCTATCTCCCCCTCTAGAACCATAGGTGCACAAACCTCTAGCTTTCTTAGGCTATGTTCCTTGGCAACGCCTGTCTCATAACTGATTGCAGTAGCAGTAATACTGCGATATAGCCCTTCTTTTAGCGAAGGCTCTTGCTCAAAAAGCTCTTGTAGATTACTACTCAAAGTCGCCGAAGAAAAGAAACACTGCCCAGCAGCACCTTCATGTCCTCCTGCTTCTACTCGCTCGCCAAAGACCTCTTTAATAAAGAATTGCCATGCTGCATGCTCGGCGCTGTTCTCTTCTTTGAGTTCCACTAATTGCTCTGCAGCATCTCGAAACATTCCCTTTAAGGTTTTGCCCGGGATATAAGGCAAGTCATTATCATCCTTTAATACTGCTGCATTAACATCTCCTGCAATAGATAAACCACTGCCTATATGCCAATCAGAGAAAAACTCTATTTGATACTTTATGTTTTCCATGTCTATTTTGTGATTTATGCGGGTTCTTCTTGAGTAAATTTAGAGAATGAGTGTAGACTCAATAAATCGTGTAGCTGCTGACAATTTTTAACTATTTCGCCAGCCACATCATCGCTTCCCTGAAGGTTTATGCCTAAACCTTTTAGCTCCTCGGGATAGAAAGTAGCAATACGCTCCAACTCAAACTGAATTTCTCCTGGCTTATGCGTATAAAGCATAGATAATACTCTACGCAAGCGGCTAGCTAGACTGCCTTTGCTCAAGATCTCCAGACGATTATTCAATTCGGCTACCGTAGCCTGTTGTACAACAGCTTCCGAGCCCATTAAAGGCTTTTCTGCTAAGAAATAAGGGTTGAGACTTAGAGCACCTCTATCGTTCAGAATTTTCTCAACGTCTTTATTATCATCGGGCTCTTTCTTTAAAAGCTTATAGATAGGAGGTAAAAGCTCTTTCTTTAAATAGTCGCCATAGCCCTTAGCATAAGAAGACTCTAACTTATAGAAGGATAAACTAGCAGGAGTTAGAATAGTCTCTTTATTCTCCTTCCCTCTGCTTTCTTCTGACTTAGCCCTAGCTTGCTTAGCTACCTTCTTGGTATAACTACAAAGACTTTCTGCTAAATCTGCACTATAATGAAAAGGAAACTTCTCCGTCACATAGGCTATTCCTGCACAAGCCGTAAGGCCGTTTTTAACGTACTCATAGCCCTTTGTTCCTTTGAAAACATCTTCTAATTCACTTTTTGTCTCCTGCTGAAAATGTTTTAAGAAAGCAGCAGTAAAATCTAATGCCATTTCTGCAGGCACCATAATGCTTAAATCGTCACCACCAATCACTATCGGGCGAATACCTAAGACGGGAACAGAAAGCTTGTCTTCATAGTATTTTTCAAACTTATCTTTATCGCTAAAAACAGCTGCAAGTCCAGTACGAACAGCATTGATAGTAGCTTTGTCTAAGGCCTTTGAAAACTTAATCTGCTTATCTATAAATGCTTGCCCTTTAACCCCCTTAAATAACTTGGGAATAATCCGCCCCAAATCATTGCCATCTGCATGAATCATAGCTAACCAGCTATGTCCATCCTCAGAACAAAGGTCGCTAAGTTCCTTGGCAAAATGACAGACTTTATCTTTCTTCTTGATGCCTAAGCTTCTTTCTAATAGAGAGTCCTCACTATCACTAATTTCCATTAGTTTTTTGTAGCGACCTGTATTTAGCTCTCCTCTCTCTAAATCCCCTACTAACTTTTTACGCCGATTAGCATGCTCCGTTTTCTTCTCTTCAGGAACATACTCCTTAGGAAACTCTCCCAAAGCTGGCCGCCCAGTCTCTGGCACCCGAGCCGTAATCATCCAAGAGAGGGTATTGGGCCGCATGGGGCGGTTACGCTCTGCCTTCAATCGGTTTTCTAAGTCATGAATGACTTTTTCATTGATTTCCTCTCTATCAATAGACAAAGCCGTCTGACTAATAGTGATGCCAGGCGCTTTTTCTGCAATGTGATAGGGGAATTCTCTAAAGACTTTCTCACAATCTTCCTTGCTGTCAAAAATATACTTGATATTTCCTGCGGCAGCAATCAGGAAG
This window contains:
- a CDS encoding TM1812 family CRISPR-associated protein gives rise to the protein MQQGPLAAKDKNYLSRVIPYNQSSSQLTEEDKMGLEARFQRMKEEGYIGAFKSVDILEGFTEEDIWEIFSTIVNELDALQTDKKGGKSVELELYFDITNGFRFFPMLMFSLINYVSAVQNCKLKQVLYGNYDAGMAVRQEALGKLSEEQKAELRQQAVEAPIQILTNIVELNQWTEAVEMFTKSADAYSLNKLLKDSVNVSEKKLGEELFALTEAVKTCRGKELTQKLKLKETKKRIQSLKMDSSGGMKKQLKPLLNKIESKINNFNSKTTENGFAAVEWCIQHGMVQQGYTFLQETLISWLIEQTYNLSQIDDKHLRDIAKSALRQNNLYDKNGKKGTINFCYKNTYWYPFTREQVKDKANDLTNNRKKYRGLDSAFLEITSERLGGLRNDINHSGYNKKAGSAKVLTQELQNLSNRILQIIQPSYK
- a CDS encoding IS5 family transposase translates to MASKNLIAKPSKRGRPKTISDEFIRYLFRLKVLFSFGYRQLEGILKCVISKYNLDAKPISFTQIYRRVKKLKLNIKSKKRTKERSVAIDSTGLKTKGQGEWLRKKYLEKQRSSWIKVHLAVDDKTGEILSVEITTERKTDASQLPKMMKKMKSLNIRQVYADGAYDQIKCREAICKAGAVPFIPPRKNARLKKGKDGELVDSYRNDDILYIWELGATAWKQDLGYHRRNLSETAMMRLKHFFSERLSSLSFKMQKQEVLMRIQILNELNAVKLEVVTNQ
- a CDS encoding TM1812 family CRISPR-associated protein, producing the protein MNQKKKVFISFLGTNGYGETKYYFPNQDVDTVKSTPFVQEAIFKQWPFPEDKWDAQIDEVVIFTTLAGPCCINRNLLISNNFQLDSIKLI
- a CDS encoding TIGR03986 family type III CRISPR-associated RAMP protein, which encodes MSIIKAPYNFVPLEKKVFYPAWGPLVSHDQPFKDGLSGTLEVELKTHSPIFIANGVLEKDKVNYNCKDGELKSTKDEPLAFSHYYDVNGNKQYFIPATSLKGMLRSVLEVLSFSKMNFYNDHRYAARDLSSHDNFYMKEMKYQKCGWMKKEGDKYIIESCREPKRISHKELDRSFDLKMSDYFQGKVSLKYEKTTDGQVSSEYNKYSEQEDYLKSAKHKYELYPKIGLKDVFIARTKDDREREVCTLSETETNQKGKVVFTGQPSKRKEPKVGKPSGKAFEFIFPETRGEQFVVSEKVIADFKFAYFNFDEQRQSHDWKYWKKRLEAGKEVPVFFIEEEGEIKSLGYSYLYKLPFEHRIGEYFKDQRSNELDLSQCIFGNVDEGDQKNSLLMLKGRVQFSHANFIKKDDLEGETVSAVLSSPKASYYPSYIDQGAETKVPYRQPYKTYMDDPKRVNLAGRKRYPIHQNFSYEKLPSTNGINRKILSHFKPLKEGLTAKFKVHYHNLLPEELGALISAITMHGTDSCFHNLGMGKPLGLGKVKLHLKTEEIENRKVAAYMGQFELLMQQFFSDEGDEKRWLNSDPLKELLAMTTVQKQQYDFNLKYMKLKDFRSAKNENKKKGIMKEALIRYTKLGAVSPDKTETSGGQVLTPITRGNARIELIKKALALKTKAEAVKEGLKNEKPKAERRQKEAEAQEKERQKRAAELAAKQAKIDAKKAALEKAEEERKARKREQAAQKGLEPVKEKTQLGQVRTIVSQFIKASGEETLAEDYWEELKENLAIAYSNSPKGKQREWKKKLAKELSNWLGSPTTAENWAKEILGLSK
- a CDS encoding RAMP superfamily CRISPR-associated protein, which translates into the protein MSNQKKNYRYQAFCVIEAQSPIQIGSGEKALTVSNSLLKDAFGFYYIPATSLTGVLRHLFWEKDGAQKESEGLKSIFGYQEERKDGGQGSRLILSSAHLLLNGKKIADGLSAVDLIEVDEQLEGKGSGFEHLQPVRREHVRINHRGVADKEANGKFESELLPKGCRFAFEIELVGTVEDAENWEAILSLLHHPLFRLGGGSRKGFGRFKVEQLITRSLDLNQEDDLQMYLAKSSQLAYREAGQNKYVAFKPSSKSEQAFKHYRLSLSAEDFMLFGGDFNVDLAEKALAKARVEKTKKKQDGKESDEKSLSLTSALADFTPKTEKVIYWDGGTMATTDCYLMPASSIKGAIAHRFVYHLNKLLGIYVDQQEADHAEVEKKLADYEQQLVALENDQAKSLEVINDGLKNLAELEKKMVQLTERLQNMGNAETVELQKMALFGEALDAKAAKGQRGRILFEDIYLAKDTNSKKVFNHVAIDRFTAGALDQALYSEEVLQPRESMTLNIYVEQKAFEENQVQQALEASLKDLCEGRLPLGGGVMRGHGRMKGNIQTAQA
- a CDS encoding RAMP superfamily CRISPR-associated protein, with the protein product MENIKYQIEFFSDWHIGSGLSIAGDVNAAVLKDDNDLPYIPGKTLKGMFRDAAEQLVELKEENSAEHAAWQFFIKEVFGERVEAGGHEGAAGQCFFSSATLSSNLQELFEQEPSLKEGLYRSITATAISYETGVAKEHSLRKLEVCAPMVLEGEIEGEILAKHKDKLECCSKMIKQMGLSRHRGLGRVQFSFTK